The Elephas maximus indicus isolate mEleMax1 chromosome 19, mEleMax1 primary haplotype, whole genome shotgun sequence genome contains a region encoding:
- the LOC126062133 gene encoding uncharacterized protein LOC126062133, with the protein MERVQPPQRALEAVLGFSAGVEKIQPPQRALEAVLGFSAGVEKIQPPQRALEAVLGLPDGLEKVQPPERVLEAELEPPAGLEKIQPPQRALEDELERLAGLDNLPPPQRALEAVLGLLPAWRSFNLLRGFWRLSWDFPPDWTTFNFLWRIWRLRWGFLQAWRRFNLIRGLCRLSWSLLLGWRMFNLLWGLWSLKRDSLLLGERFHVFKRLWTLRWSLLLDQRRFYLLSGFWCKSWGLLLGWSFSLRMWLGRLSRSLLLDWRRFKLLGGLWTLKWDLVLLWGSFHLCSRL; encoded by the exons ATGGAGAGGGTTcaacctcctcagagggctttggaggctgtgctGGGATTTTCTGCTGGAGTTGAGAAGATTCAGCcgcctcagagggctttggaggctgtgctGGGATTTTCTGCTGGAGTTGAGAAGATTCAACcgcctcagagggctttggaggctgtgctGGGGCTTCCTGATGGGTTGGAGAAAGTTCAACCTCCTGAGAGGGTTTTGGAGGcagagctggagcctcctgctggactggagaagATTCAGCCTCCTCAGAGGGCTCTGGAGGATGAGCTGGAGCGTCTTGCGGGACTGGACAATCTTCCACCTCCTCAGAGGGCTCTGGAGGCTGTGCTGGGCCTTCTTCCTGCCTGGAGAAGCTTCAACCTCCTCAGAGGgttttggaggctgagctgggactTCCCCCCggactggacaacatttaacTTTCTCTGGAGGATTTGGAGGCTGAGATGGGGTTTCCTGCAGGCCTGGAGAAG gttcaacctcaTCAGAGGGCTTTGCAGGttgagctggagcctcctgctgggCTGGCGAATGTTCAACCTCCTTTGGGGGCTCTGGAGTCTGAAACGGGACTCCTTGCTTTTGGGGGAACGTTTCCACGTGTTTAAGAGACTCTGGACCCTGAGATGGAGTCTCCTGCTGGACCAGAGAAGATTCTACCTCCTTAGTGGGTTCTGGTGTAAGAGCTGGGGCCTCCTGCTGGGATGGAGTTTTAGCCTGCGTATGTGGCTCGGGAGACTGAGCCGGAgcctcctgctggactggagaaggttCAAACTCCTTGGGGGGCTCTGGACTCTGAAATGGGATCTCGTGCTGCTCTGGGGAAGTTTCCACCTGTGTAGTAGACTCTAG